A genomic region of Klebsiella sp. RIT-PI-d contains the following coding sequences:
- the efeO gene encoding iron uptake system protein EfeO, with protein sequence MTTNISRSALQLSVAALIASAFAVQAADVPQVKVTVTDTQCEPMNLTVKAGKTQFIIQNHSQKALEWEILKGVMVVEERENIAPGFTQKMTATLQPGEYDMTCGLLTNPKGKLTVTGAATADAGKSNALLSLSGAIAEYKTYVTAQTAALVQQTKAFTDAVKAGDIEKAKALYAPTRQHYERIEPIAELFSDLDGAIDAREDDYEQKAADPKFTGFHRLEKALFGDNSTKGMEAYADGLYTDVVELQKRISELAFPPSKVVGGAAGLIEEVASSKISGEEDRYSHTDLWDFQANIDGAQKIVDLLRPQLQKENAALLAKVDANFKKVDTILAKYRIKDGFETYDKLTDADRNALKGPVTTLAEDLAQLRGILGLD encoded by the coding sequence GTCACGGTCACTGATACGCAGTGTGAACCCATGAATCTGACGGTGAAAGCCGGTAAAACGCAGTTCATTATTCAAAACCACAGCCAGAAAGCGCTGGAATGGGAGATCCTTAAAGGGGTTATGGTGGTCGAGGAGCGGGAAAACATCGCGCCGGGGTTCACTCAAAAAATGACCGCCACGCTTCAGCCAGGGGAATATGACATGACCTGTGGTCTGCTGACCAATCCAAAAGGTAAGCTTACGGTGACTGGCGCCGCAACAGCGGATGCCGGTAAAAGCAACGCGCTTTTATCATTAAGCGGGGCGATCGCAGAGTATAAAACCTATGTAACAGCACAAACCGCCGCGCTGGTGCAACAAACCAAAGCGTTTACGGATGCGGTTAAAGCCGGTGATATTGAAAAGGCCAAAGCGCTGTACGCCCCGACCCGCCAGCACTACGAGCGCATCGAACCCATCGCCGAACTGTTTTCCGATCTTGATGGTGCGATTGATGCCCGTGAAGATGATTATGAGCAAAAAGCGGCCGATCCAAAATTCACCGGCTTCCACCGTCTGGAGAAAGCGCTGTTCGGCGACAACAGTACTAAAGGCATGGAAGCTTACGCTGACGGACTGTACACCGATGTCGTTGAGCTGCAAAAACGCATTAGTGAGCTGGCTTTCCCACCGTCAAAAGTCGTCGGTGGCGCAGCGGGGCTAATTGAAGAGGTTGCATCGAGCAAAATTAGCGGTGAAGAAGATCGCTATAGCCATACCGATCTGTGGGATTTTCAGGCCAACATTGACGGTGCTCAGAAGATTGTCGATCTGCTGCGTCCACAGTTGCAGAAAGAGAACGCTGCATTGCTGGCAAAGGTCGATGCTAATTTCAAAAAAGTCGATACTATCCTGGCGAAATACCGCATCAAAGACGGTTTTGAAACTTATGACAAACTTACCGATGCGGATCGTAACGCCCTGAAAGGCCCTGTCACCACGCTGGCAGAAGACCTGGCGCAGCTACGCGGCATTCTGGGACTGGATTAA
- the efeB gene encoding iron uptake transporter deferrochelatase/peroxidase subunit: MSDRKSAGVDQPSRRRLLKNFGALGGALVVGGGCPMAYAGKPQSAPGTLSPEARMETQPFYGAHQAGVLTPQQAAMMLVAFDVLADDNAALERLFRLLTRRIAFLTAGGPAPDTPNPRMPPVDSGILGKFIAPDNLTITLSLGHSLFDDRFGLAAHKPKNLQKMTRFPNDSLDAALCHGDLLLQICANTQDTVIHALRDIIKHTPDLLSVRWKREGFISDHAARSHGKETPINLLGFKDGTANPDSQNSKLMDDVVWVTPDQNEPAWAIGGSYQAVRIIQFHVEFWDRTPLKEQQTIFGRDKITGAPLGMHHEYDVPDYTKDPDGERIALDSHIRLANPRTPETQSSLMMRRGYSYSLGVTNAGQLDMGLLFVCYQHDLQKGFLTVQHRLNGEALEEYIKPVGGGYFFVLPGVRDSTHYLGQTLLQA; encoded by the coding sequence ATGTCCGATCGTAAAAGCGCCGGCGTTGACCAGCCCTCACGCCGGCGCTTATTAAAAAATTTTGGCGCGCTGGGCGGCGCGCTGGTGGTGGGAGGCGGCTGTCCGATGGCCTACGCGGGCAAACCACAAAGCGCGCCAGGGACTCTGTCACCGGAGGCGCGAATGGAAACCCAGCCTTTTTACGGCGCTCATCAGGCTGGTGTTCTGACCCCGCAGCAGGCGGCAATGATGCTGGTAGCCTTTGATGTGCTGGCAGATGACAACGCCGCGCTGGAGCGGCTATTCCGCCTGCTCACCCGGCGAATCGCCTTTTTAACTGCCGGTGGTCCTGCGCCCGACACGCCAAACCCGCGGATGCCGCCTGTTGATTCAGGCATTCTTGGCAAATTTATTGCGCCGGATAACCTGACCATCACGCTGTCGCTCGGTCACTCACTGTTTGACGACCGTTTTGGTCTGGCAGCGCATAAGCCGAAAAATTTGCAAAAGATGACCCGCTTTCCTAATGATTCACTGGATGCCGCGTTGTGTCATGGCGATCTGCTGCTGCAAATCTGCGCCAATACCCAGGACACGGTGATCCATGCCCTGCGTGACATTATTAAGCACACTCCGGATCTCTTGAGCGTGCGCTGGAAGCGGGAAGGATTTATCTCCGATCATGCTGCCCGCAGTCACGGTAAAGAGACGCCGATTAATCTGCTGGGCTTTAAAGACGGCACCGCGAACCCTGATAGCCAGAATAGTAAGCTGATGGATGACGTGGTATGGGTCACGCCAGATCAGAATGAACCGGCCTGGGCGATCGGCGGTAGCTATCAGGCGGTACGTATCATTCAGTTTCACGTTGAGTTCTGGGACCGCACACCGCTTAAGGAGCAGCAGACTATTTTTGGGCGCGATAAAATTACCGGCGCGCCGCTTGGGATGCATCATGAATATGATGTACCCGACTACACAAAGGATCCAGATGGCGAGAGGATTGCGCTGGACAGCCATATTCGGCTGGCCAATCCTCGCACGCCTGAGACCCAATCCAGTCTGATGATGCGCCGGGGCTACAGTTATTCACTTGGCGTAACTAATGCGGGCCAGCTTGATATGGGACTGCTTTTTGTCTGCTATCAACACGATCTGCAAAAGGGCTTTTTGACAGTACAACATCGACTGAACGGCGAAGCGCTGGAGGAGTACATTAAACCTGTTGGCGGCGGCTACTTTTTTGTATTGCCTGGCGTACGGGACAGCACGCATTATCTCGGCCAAACGCTTCTGCAAGCTTAA
- the phoH gene encoding phosphate starvation-inducible protein PhoH, with protein sequence MGRQKAVIKARREAKRVLRRDSRSHKQREEESVTSLVQMSGVESIGMARDCRDNSPIEARNEAQAHYLHAIESKKLIFATGEAGCGKTWISAAKAAEALIHKDVERIIVTRPVLQADEDLGFLPGDISEKFAPYFRPVYDVLVKRLGASFMQYCLRPEIGKVEIAPFAYMRGRTFENAVVILDEAQNVTAAQMKMFLTRLGENVTVIVNGDITQCDLPSHVNSGLSDALARFEEDEMIGVVRFTTDDCVRSALCQRTLQAYY encoded by the coding sequence ATGGGAAGACAAAAAGCAGTGATCAAAGCGCGTCGTGAAGCGAAACGTGTGCTGAGACGGGATTCGCGTAGCCATAAACAACGTGAAGAAGAGTCGGTCACCTCGCTTGTCCAGATGAGCGGCGTAGAATCTATCGGGATGGCGCGGGACTGCCGTGATAATTCCCCCATAGAAGCACGCAATGAAGCTCAGGCACATTATCTGCATGCAATTGAAAGCAAAAAGTTGATTTTTGCTACCGGTGAGGCAGGCTGCGGCAAGACCTGGATTAGTGCAGCCAAAGCCGCAGAAGCCTTGATCCATAAGGACGTGGAGCGGATTATTGTCACACGCCCGGTTTTGCAGGCCGATGAAGACCTCGGTTTCTTACCCGGCGATATTTCCGAGAAGTTTGCACCGTACTTTCGCCCTGTCTACGACGTGCTGGTTAAACGACTGGGGGCCTCATTTATGCAGTACTGTCTGCGCCCTGAAATCGGCAAGGTAGAAATCGCGCCGTTCGCCTATATGCGTGGACGCACCTTTGAAAACGCGGTGGTCATTCTTGACGAGGCTCAGAACGTAACCGCAGCGCAGATGAAGATGTTTTTAACCCGCCTTGGGGAAAATGTGACGGTCATCGTTAATGGTGATATCACCCAGTGCGATCTGCCGTCGCATGTTAACTCCGGGCTGAGCGATGCGCTGGCGCGTTTTGAAGAAGATGAAATGATTGGCGTGGTCCGTTTTACCACCGACGACTGTGTGCGCTCGGCGCTCTGTCAGCGTACGCTGCAGGCCTATTACTGA
- a CDS encoding PAAR domain-containing protein: MAKGNYLVRGDKTTCGGSIAEGCEYHCLSGKVIAREGDKATCGQRTVVRYCLLWSGSIKKSPYLRTGSS; the protein is encoded by the coding sequence ATGGCGAAAGGTAATTATCTGGTTCGTGGGGATAAAACCACCTGCGGTGGGAGCATCGCAGAGGGTTGTGAATACCATTGCCTGTCTGGAAAAGTCATTGCAAGAGAAGGCGATAAAGCAACCTGCGGGCAACGAACGGTTGTCCGTTATTGCCTCCTCTGGTCAGGAAGCATAAAAAAAAGCCCGTACTTGCGTACGGGCTCTTCTTAA
- the ghrA gene encoding glyoxylate/hydroxypyruvate reductase GhrA encodes MDLIFYHPTFDFEYWKNALENKLPGAQVRQWEEGDQRPADYALVWEPPVEMLQGRQLKAVFALGAGVDSILKKLHAHPEMLADATALFRLEDTGMGQQMQEYAVSQVLHWFRRFDDYQALKSQARWQPLEAYQTQDFTVGILGAGVLGKKVAERLQEWGFPLRCWSRSQKSWPGVESFAGQHELNDFLAGTRVLINLLPHTPETVGIINLDRLNQLQDQSYLLNLARGVHVVEADLLQALDSGKLKGAMLDVFSHEPLDADSPLWAHPRVAMTPHVAAVTRPAEAIDFIATTIRGFENGQPVTGLVDRQRGY; translated from the coding sequence ATGGATCTGATTTTTTATCATCCTACCTTTGATTTTGAATACTGGAAAAACGCTCTGGAAAATAAACTTCCCGGCGCGCAGGTGCGGCAGTGGGAGGAGGGAGACCAGCGGCCTGCGGATTATGCGCTGGTCTGGGAGCCACCCGTAGAGATGTTACAGGGGCGTCAGCTAAAGGCGGTGTTTGCGCTCGGTGCCGGCGTTGATTCGATCCTGAAAAAATTGCACGCTCATCCTGAGATGCTGGCTGACGCCACCGCGCTGTTTCGTCTTGAAGATACCGGGATGGGCCAGCAGATGCAGGAATATGCCGTCAGTCAGGTATTACACTGGTTCCGTCGGTTTGATGACTATCAGGCATTGAAATCTCAGGCCCGCTGGCAGCCGCTGGAGGCGTATCAAACGCAGGATTTCACCGTCGGCATCCTCGGTGCAGGCGTACTGGGCAAGAAAGTGGCAGAACGTCTTCAGGAATGGGGATTTCCACTTCGCTGCTGGAGCCGCAGCCAGAAATCGTGGCCTGGCGTGGAAAGTTTTGCCGGGCAACATGAACTAAATGACTTTCTTGCCGGCACCAGGGTATTGATCAATTTACTACCGCACACGCCCGAAACCGTGGGCATCATTAATCTTGATCGGTTAAATCAACTTCAGGATCAAAGTTATCTACTAAACCTGGCGCGTGGCGTTCACGTGGTTGAAGCGGATCTGTTACAGGCGCTGGACAGCGGCAAGTTAAAAGGTGCCATGCTCGATGTTTTCTCTCATGAGCCGCTCGATGCCGATAGCCCGTTGTGGGCACATCCGCGCGTGGCAATGACGCCTCATGTGGCAGCGGTAACGCGCCCTGCGGAGGCTATCGACTTTATTGCCACAACCATCCGCGGGTTTGAAAACGGTCAGCCAGTGACGGGGCTGGTCGATCGCCAGCGCGGTTACTGA
- a CDS encoding phosphatase has translation MYPVDLHMHTVASTHAYSTLSDYIAQAKSKGIKLFAITDHGPDMVDAPHYWHFINMRIWPRIVDGVGILRGIEANIKTTPGEIDCSGPMLPSLDLIIAGFHEQVFPPQDKAAHTAAMIATMANGLVHIISHPGNPKFPVDIPAIAAAAAKYQVALEINNSSFVHSRKGSSDNCRAIAAAVRDAGGWVALGSDSHTAFTLGDFTECRKILDEVNFPEDRILNVSPRRLLNFLESRGMAPIPEFADF, from the coding sequence ATGTATCCTGTCGATCTGCATATGCATACCGTCGCCAGCACCCATGCTTACAGCACGCTTAGCGACTATATTGCCCAGGCGAAGAGTAAAGGCATCAAACTGTTTGCTATCACCGATCATGGTCCGGATATGGTCGATGCGCCACATTACTGGCACTTTATTAATATGCGCATATGGCCACGCATTGTCGACGGTGTCGGCATTCTGCGCGGCATTGAAGCCAACATCAAAACCACGCCAGGTGAGATTGACTGCTCCGGTCCAATGCTACCCTCGCTTGATCTTATCATCGCGGGTTTCCACGAGCAGGTCTTCCCGCCGCAGGATAAAGCCGCGCATACTGCGGCGATGATTGCCACTATGGCCAACGGCCTCGTCCATATCATTAGCCATCCAGGCAATCCTAAATTTCCGGTGGATATTCCGGCCATTGCGGCGGCGGCGGCAAAATATCAGGTGGCGCTGGAAATTAACAACTCGTCATTTGTGCACTCCCGCAAAGGCAGCAGCGATAACTGCCGGGCGATTGCGGCGGCGGTGCGCGACGCGGGCGGCTGGGTTGCGCTGGGTTCAGATTCTCATACTGCGTTCACGCTAGGCGATTTTACCGAGTGCCGTAAAATTCTTGATGAGGTTAATTTCCCTGAGGATCGTATTCTCAACGTTTCACCACGGCGGTTACTGAATTTTCTGGAGTCCCGCGGCATGGCTCCCATCCCTGAATTTGCCGATTTTTAA
- a CDS encoding TorD/DmsD family molecular chaperone has protein sequence MNEFSILCRVLGSLYYRQPQDPLLIPLFTLIKEGKLTASWPLEQDELLARLQKSFDPEPVAADYNALFVGADCAVAPFRSAWVEGATENEVRAFLSARGMPLTEAPADHFGTLLLAASWLEDQAAEDESEAQDTLFAEFILPWFETFLGKVEAHAITPFWRTLAQLTREAIAAMWEELEEEEGE, from the coding sequence ATGAATGAGTTTTCAATACTGTGCCGCGTTCTTGGCTCGCTTTACTACCGACAACCACAAGATCCGCTGCTGATCCCGCTGTTTACCCTGATCAAAGAGGGAAAACTGACCGCAAGCTGGCCGCTGGAGCAGGACGAACTGCTGGCTCGACTGCAAAAAAGTTTCGATCCTGAGCCAGTGGCTGCCGACTATAACGCTCTGTTTGTCGGTGCAGATTGCGCCGTAGCGCCGTTTCGCAGCGCGTGGGTCGAGGGTGCGACGGAAAATGAGGTTCGCGCCTTTCTTAGCGCGCGCGGTATGCCACTGACTGAAGCGCCAGCCGACCATTTTGGTACATTGCTGCTCGCGGCCTCGTGGCTTGAAGATCAAGCTGCGGAAGATGAAAGCGAAGCGCAGGACACGCTTTTTGCAGAGTTTATTTTGCCGTGGTTTGAGACTTTCCTCGGTAAAGTCGAAGCCCATGCGATAACGCCGTTCTGGCGAACCCTTGCACAGCTTACGCGTGAGGCCATCGCTGCAATGTGGGAAGAACTGGAAGAAGAAGAGGGCGAATAA
- a CDS encoding DUF1097 domain-containing protein, translated as MSTLLAIAITTGILSGLWGWAAVSLGLLSWAGFLGCTAYFACPQGGLRGLAVSACTLMSGVVWALVIMYGSALAPHIEIISYLMTGIVAFLMCIQAKQLLLSFVPGTFIGACATFAGQGDYKLVVPSVLLGLIFGFAMKNSGLWLASRTK; from the coding sequence ATGAGCACACTTCTCGCTATTGCAATCACAACGGGCATTCTCTCCGGTCTCTGGGGCTGGGCTGCTGTCTCATTAGGCTTATTAAGCTGGGCCGGGTTTCTCGGATGTACGGCATATTTTGCCTGTCCGCAAGGCGGCCTCAGGGGGCTGGCGGTTTCTGCCTGTACGTTAATGAGTGGCGTGGTATGGGCTTTAGTTATTATGTATGGTAGTGCGCTGGCCCCACATATCGAGATTATCAGTTACCTGATGACCGGCATTGTCGCCTTTTTAATGTGCATTCAGGCAAAGCAGTTATTACTCTCTTTTGTTCCCGGAACCTTTATCGGTGCCTGCGCTACCTTCGCCGGGCAGGGTGACTACAAGCTGGTCGTCCCGTCGGTGTTGCTCGGACTGATATTCGGTTTTGCCATGAAAAATAGCGGTCTCTGGCTGGCCTCCCGCACAAAATAA
- the ymdB gene encoding O-acetyl-ADP-ribose deacetylase, whose amino-acid sequence MQSRIQVIRGDITTMQVDVIVNAANSSLMGGGGVDGAIHHAAGSALLDACKVVRQQQGECAPGHAVITLAGDLPAKAVIHTVGPVWRGGEHNEARLLEDAYRNSLQLARDNDFHSIAFPAISTGIYGYPKAAAAEIAFNAVSDYITRRPQPEQIYFVCYDEENAELYERLLTRQGHKPVA is encoded by the coding sequence ATGCAATCTCGCATCCAGGTTATTCGGGGTGATATCACCACTATGCAGGTAGATGTCATCGTCAACGCGGCGAATAGCAGCTTAATGGGCGGCGGCGGCGTGGATGGGGCCATTCATCATGCAGCAGGTTCCGCTTTACTGGACGCCTGCAAGGTCGTGCGCCAGCAACAGGGTGAATGTGCGCCGGGCCATGCTGTCATTACACTGGCGGGAGATCTCCCGGCAAAAGCCGTGATTCATACGGTGGGGCCTGTCTGGCGTGGGGGAGAGCATAACGAAGCCCGACTGCTGGAAGATGCTTATCGTAACAGCTTGCAGCTTGCCCGTGACAACGATTTCCACTCCATTGCCTTCCCTGCAATCAGTACGGGTATTTATGGCTACCCGAAAGCGGCAGCCGCAGAAATCGCATTTAATGCCGTTTCGGATTACATAACCCGGCGTCCTCAGCCAGAGCAGATATACTTCGTTTGTTATGATGAGGAAAATGCAGAACTTTATGAGCGACTACTCACCCGGCAGGGACACAAGCCAGTCGCATAA